The following proteins are co-located in the Acidobacteriota bacterium genome:
- the ggt gene encoding gamma-glutamyltransferase, with amino-acid sequence MHRAVVRSTHGMVATSQPLASQVGLEILEHGGNAVDAAIAVAAMLNVTEPSMTGVGGDAFAMVYWAKTQKLEALNSSGRAPRALTLDHFREKNMTAMPLKGMEVITTPGAVDGWITLLEKYGTKRLPELLAPAIGYAEQGFPVAEKIAADWIPEVGKLQETEAAASTYLLNGQPPVAGTIFVQKNLARTLRTLAAGGRDAFYKGPIAKAIVDYVQQHGGYLSMEDFAAQAKSAEWVQPISTTYKGYTLYELPPNNQGLTGLILANILEGIDLQAMKGDPVRYYHTLIEATKIAFADRNRWIADPAFAKLPVAELIAKPYAAERRKLIDPEKAIDVPAPGQFNLGADTTYFTIVDKDRNAVSFINSLFNAFGSGIVAGDTGIMLHNRGTGFTLEANHPNLYAPGKRPFHTLVPAMVFKDGKLFMSYGVMGGDIQTQGHVQVLLNLVERGLNLQQAIDAPRVRYISGKGVMMEPELGDAVIQGLVARGHQRVLPPEGVEHRTFMGGGQAIVIDPQTGALSGASDIRKDGLAIGY; translated from the coding sequence ATGCACCGCGCGGTCGTGCGCTCGACGCACGGCATGGTCGCGACCAGCCAGCCGCTCGCCTCGCAGGTCGGCCTCGAGATCCTCGAGCACGGCGGCAATGCCGTCGACGCCGCGATCGCCGTGGCGGCCATGCTCAACGTGACCGAGCCGAGCATGACGGGCGTCGGCGGCGACGCGTTCGCGATGGTCTACTGGGCGAAGACCCAGAAGCTCGAGGCGCTCAACTCGAGCGGCCGGGCGCCGCGCGCGCTCACGCTCGATCACTTCCGCGAGAAGAACATGACCGCCATGCCGCTCAAGGGCATGGAGGTGATCACGACGCCAGGCGCCGTGGACGGCTGGATCACGCTGCTCGAGAAATACGGGACGAAGCGGCTGCCCGAGCTGTTGGCGCCGGCGATCGGCTACGCCGAGCAGGGCTTCCCGGTCGCCGAGAAGATCGCCGCCGACTGGATTCCCGAGGTCGGCAAGCTCCAGGAGACCGAGGCGGCGGCGTCGACCTATCTGCTGAACGGGCAGCCGCCGGTCGCCGGCACGATCTTCGTCCAGAAAAACCTCGCGCGCACGTTGCGGACGCTCGCGGCCGGAGGCCGCGACGCCTTCTACAAAGGACCGATCGCGAAGGCGATCGTCGACTACGTCCAGCAGCACGGCGGCTATCTTTCGATGGAGGATTTCGCCGCCCAGGCGAAGTCCGCCGAGTGGGTCCAGCCGATCTCGACGACCTACAAGGGCTACACGCTGTACGAGCTGCCGCCGAACAACCAGGGGCTCACGGGGCTCATCCTCGCCAACATCCTGGAAGGCATCGATCTCCAGGCGATGAAGGGCGATCCGGTGCGCTACTACCACACGCTGATCGAGGCGACCAAGATCGCGTTCGCCGATCGCAACCGGTGGATCGCCGATCCCGCGTTCGCGAAGCTCCCGGTGGCCGAGCTGATCGCCAAGCCGTACGCAGCCGAGCGCCGGAAGCTCATCGACCCCGAGAAGGCGATCGACGTGCCGGCCCCCGGCCAGTTCAACCTGGGCGCGGATACGACCTACTTCACGATCGTGGACAAGGACCGCAACGCGGTGTCGTTCATCAACAGCCTGTTCAACGCGTTCGGCTCGGGGATCGTGGCGGGCGATACCGGCATCATGCTGCACAACCGCGGCACGGGCTTCACGCTCGAGGCGAATCATCCGAACCTGTACGCGCCCGGCAAACGGCCGTTCCACACGCTCGTGCCCGCGATGGTCTTCAAGGACGGCAAGCTCTTCATGTCGTACGGCGTGATGGGCGGTGACATCCAGACGCAAGGGCACGTGCAGGTGCTCCTGAACCTGGTCGAGCGCGGGCTCAACCTGCAGCAGGCGATCGACGCGCCGCGCGTCCGCTACATCAGCGGCAAGGGCGTGATGATGGAGCCGGAGCTCGGCGACGCAGTGATTCAGGGGCTCGTCGCGCGCGGCCACCAGCGCGTGCTGCCGCCGGAGGGCGTGGAGCACCGCACGTTCATGGGCGGCGGCCAGGCCATCGTGATCGACCCGCAGACGGGCGCGCTGTCTGGCGCGTCCGACATCCGCAAGGACGGGCTCGCGATCGGCTACTGA
- a CDS encoding NIPSNAP family protein: MSIRQAIGAAGIVLAFGAGFTARGIIGDAAPTVQAQGNHVWELRTYTAAPGKWENINARFRNHTLRLFAKHGQSGVAYLTPTEGSLKGNTLIYVLQHDSRAAADKFWAAFQADPEWVKAKAESEANGPITSKVERLWLEPTDYSQVK; the protein is encoded by the coding sequence ATGTCGATTCGACAGGCGATCGGGGCCGCGGGGATCGTGCTCGCGTTCGGAGCTGGGTTCACCGCGCGCGGCATCATCGGAGACGCCGCGCCCACGGTGCAGGCTCAGGGCAATCACGTCTGGGAGCTGCGCACCTACACGGCCGCACCCGGCAAGTGGGAGAACATCAACGCGCGATTCCGGAACCACACGCTGCGCCTCTTCGCCAAGCACGGCCAGTCCGGCGTCGCGTACCTGACGCCGACCGAAGGGTCGCTCAAAGGCAACACGCTGATCTACGTGCTGCAGCACGACAGCCGCGCGGCAGCCGACAAGTTCTGGGCGGCGTTCCAGGCCGATCCGGAATGGGTCAAGGCGAAGGCCGAGTCCGAGGCGAACGGCCCGATCACGTCGAAGGTCGAGCGCCTGTGGCTCGAGCCGACGGACTACTCGCAAGTCAAGTAA
- a CDS encoding c-type cytochrome, translated as MKRVVPYFLFLMAVSVGVGVRGQQSADKTLSALKVAPGLEAKLFASEPMITNPTDMTIDERGRVWVLEGQNYRRKARNLPDLRPEGDRIVILEDTNQDGTADNAKVFDQSPDIRVPLGIAVLGDKVYVSQSPDIIVYTKDKDDKILSKEVLLTGFAGIDHDHGLHAVVFGPDGKYYFNQGNTGMDVTDRSGRHVQTQGTGANTRPTPGYYEGVVMRMNPDGTNLEVLGQNFRNPYEVAVDSFGNVWQTDNDDDGNAQTRLMYNMEGGNYGFRGPLNRTWTEDRSTHWHQELPGVAPNVYRIGAGSPCGLLVYEGTLLPSKYRHQLFHADAGPRRLAMYPTDVVGAGFVAGVEEVLTGGDDTWMRPSDVAVAPDGAVFVADWYDPGVGGHQMGDPEGKMGRVYRLAPTGNKPAVPALNLSTPAGLREAFSSPNQSRFYLAYQAIKSQGQGAVSLLQSLWKQNDPVVKARALWLLGSLGPAGNGALKEALSHREPRFRVLALRVAHANGADMLAFSKPVLRDPSPAVRREVALMLRDASPSLMLPPYAYPEQVTPSKEWLDAMVELAGQFDGTDRWYLEAFNIAARGREDALYARLTQQYPGKTAAQFGQLVWGMRPKTAVPDLIATMNSTSAPVADRQAAIDTLGQMQWPEAARAIESFIVAANSPAPLAERAFAAYSHQLFSWWMDARKAPAFASVVRKGLTLPGAQATAVTLADPALDQQFLPDLMALAKSDAAAPARAAAVEAIAGTKDPKYVADLKSLADSGPAPVRSAAIRVISTLNAAAEVSWAQQLIQSDAPNEVRTEALRLLAKTVPGLNAILDLAEAGKLPTELTALARNLTNYATPPPASGRALGPAQLRTARTTMPSDPAYVAVRQRAAKVIPLPASGVVPTAFELDLSYAGRPAEGRKVYENEAGCAACHNLGSGPEKIGPDLSHIGSKYGKQAMLDSIINPSDAIGVEYQTVTITLKNGEQLTGIVKGETADTVSLQVGAEAPRQLRAADIASRQAVRISPMPEGLLSGLSHQQIADLLEFLNSMK; from the coding sequence ATGAAGCGAGTCGTCCCTTACTTCCTGTTCCTGATGGCGGTCAGCGTGGGCGTGGGCGTCCGCGGCCAGCAGAGCGCCGACAAGACGTTGAGCGCCCTCAAGGTCGCCCCGGGGCTCGAGGCCAAGCTCTTCGCGTCCGAGCCGATGATCACCAACCCGACCGACATGACGATCGACGAACGCGGTCGCGTCTGGGTCCTCGAAGGCCAGAACTACCGCCGCAAGGCGCGCAATCTTCCGGACCTGCGCCCCGAGGGCGACCGCATCGTGATCCTCGAGGACACGAACCAGGACGGCACGGCCGACAACGCGAAGGTGTTCGATCAGAGCCCCGACATCCGCGTGCCCCTCGGCATCGCGGTGCTGGGCGACAAGGTCTACGTCTCGCAGTCTCCCGATATCATCGTCTACACGAAGGACAAGGACGACAAGATCCTGAGCAAGGAAGTGCTGCTGACCGGGTTCGCCGGCATCGACCACGACCACGGCCTGCACGCGGTCGTCTTCGGTCCCGACGGCAAGTACTACTTCAACCAGGGCAACACCGGCATGGACGTCACCGACCGATCGGGCCGGCACGTCCAGACGCAGGGCACCGGCGCCAACACGCGTCCGACCCCCGGCTACTACGAAGGCGTCGTGATGCGGATGAACCCCGACGGCACGAACCTCGAGGTGCTCGGCCAGAACTTCCGAAATCCGTACGAGGTGGCCGTCGACTCGTTCGGCAACGTCTGGCAGACCGACAACGACGATGACGGGAACGCGCAGACGCGGCTCATGTACAACATGGAAGGCGGCAACTACGGCTTCCGCGGGCCGCTGAACCGCACCTGGACCGAAGATCGGAGCACGCACTGGCACCAGGAGCTGCCTGGTGTGGCGCCCAATGTCTACCGGATCGGCGCCGGGTCGCCGTGCGGGCTGCTCGTGTACGAGGGGACGCTGCTGCCGTCGAAGTACCGGCATCAGCTCTTCCATGCCGATGCCGGACCGCGGCGTCTCGCGATGTACCCGACGGACGTCGTGGGCGCGGGCTTCGTCGCCGGCGTCGAGGAAGTGCTGACCGGCGGCGACGACACGTGGATGCGCCCGTCCGACGTCGCCGTGGCGCCCGACGGCGCGGTGTTCGTCGCGGACTGGTACGACCCGGGCGTCGGCGGTCACCAGATGGGCGACCCCGAGGGCAAGATGGGGCGCGTCTACCGGCTCGCGCCGACGGGCAACAAGCCGGCGGTGCCGGCGCTGAACCTCTCGACGCCGGCCGGGTTGCGCGAAGCGTTCAGCTCGCCGAACCAGTCACGTTTCTACCTCGCCTATCAGGCGATCAAGTCGCAGGGGCAGGGAGCGGTGTCGCTCCTGCAGAGCCTGTGGAAACAGAACGATCCGGTCGTGAAGGCGCGGGCGCTGTGGCTGCTCGGCTCGCTCGGCCCGGCTGGAAACGGCGCGCTGAAGGAGGCGTTGAGCCATCGCGAGCCGCGCTTCCGCGTCCTCGCGCTGCGTGTCGCGCACGCCAACGGTGCCGACATGCTCGCGTTCTCGAAGCCGGTGCTGCGCGATCCGTCGCCGGCCGTGCGCCGCGAGGTGGCGTTGATGCTGCGCGACGCGAGCCCCTCGTTGATGCTGCCGCCGTACGCCTATCCGGAGCAGGTCACGCCGTCCAAGGAGTGGCTCGACGCGATGGTCGAGCTGGCCGGACAGTTCGACGGCACGGATCGCTGGTATCTCGAAGCGTTCAACATCGCCGCCCGTGGCCGCGAGGATGCGCTGTACGCGCGGCTCACGCAGCAGTACCCCGGCAAGACGGCCGCGCAGTTCGGCCAGCTCGTCTGGGGCATGCGTCCGAAGACCGCGGTGCCGGACCTGATCGCCACGATGAACAGCACGTCCGCGCCGGTGGCCGATCGGCAGGCCGCCATCGACACGCTCGGCCAGATGCAGTGGCCGGAGGCGGCTCGCGCCATCGAGTCGTTCATCGTCGCGGCGAACTCGCCGGCGCCGCTGGCCGAGCGCGCGTTCGCGGCCTACAGCCATCAACTGTTCAGTTGGTGGATGGACGCGCGCAAAGCGCCGGCCTTCGCGTCGGTCGTGCGCAAGGGCCTCACGCTGCCGGGCGCTCAGGCCACGGCGGTGACGCTCGCCGATCCGGCGCTCGATCAGCAGTTCCTGCCGGATCTGATGGCGCTCGCCAAGTCCGACGCGGCGGCGCCCGCGCGCGCGGCGGCCGTCGAAGCGATCGCCGGCACGAAGGATCCGAAGTACGTCGCGGACCTGAAGAGCCTGGCCGACAGCGGCCCGGCGCCGGTCCGTTCGGCCGCCATTCGCGTGATCAGCACGCTCAACGCCGCGGCCGAAGTGAGCTGGGCGCAGCAGCTCATCCAGAGCGACGCGCCGAACGAGGTCCGCACCGAAGCGTTGCGGCTGCTGGCCAAGACGGTGCCGGGCCTGAACGCGATCCTCGACCTCGCGGAAGCCGGAAAGCTGCCGACCGAGCTGACGGCGCTCGCGCGCAACCTGACCAACTACGCCACGCCGCCGCCGGCGAGCGGCCGGGCGCTCGGCCCCGCGCAGTTGCGCACCGCGCGGACGACCATGCCGAGCGATCCCGCGTACGTGGCGGTGCGGCAGCGGGCGGCCAAGGTGATTCCGCTGCCGGCGTCCGGCGTCGTGCCGACCGCGTTCGAGCTCGACCTGAGCTATGCCGGCCGGCCGGCCGAAGGGCGCAAAGTGTACGAGAACGAAGCCGGCTGCGCCGCGTGCCACAACCTCGGTAGCGGTCCGGAGAAGATCGGGCCGGACCTGTCGCACATCGGGTCGAAGTACGGCAAGCAGGCGATGCTCGACAGCATCATCAATCCGAGCGATGCCATCGGCGTCGAGTACCAGACGGTGACCATCACGCTGAAGAACGGCGAGCAGCTCACCGGCATCGTCAAGGGCGAGACGGCGGACACGGTGTCGCTGCAGGTCGGTGCCGAGGCGCCGCGCCAACTGCGCGCGGCCGACATCGCGTCCCGCCAGGCCGTGCGCATCTCGCCGATGCCTGAAGGCCTGCTGAGCGGCCTGTCGCATCAGCAGATCGCGGACCTGCTGGAGTTCCTGAACTCGATGAAGTGA
- a CDS encoding SDR family oxidoreductase: MHVVITGGAGFLGQRLAKALLERGTLRGARGGQERIEQLTLVDVGTSPLSDPRIRHVAGDLADPATLDRVIDRDTTSIFHLAAVVSGQAEADLDLGLRVNLDASRRLFDRCGLLGHRPRLVFTSSVAVYGGALAEGASEATAPNPQTSYGTQKAMAELLLDDYSRRGLVDGRSLRLPTIVVRPGKPNAAASSFASGIIREPLNGQPSVCPVPPETVMWVLSPPTVVDAFIHAHELAAEAFGTSRIVNVPGLSVSVREMADALERVAGREVGQRVEWKEDPAICRIAATWPGTLNASRALGLGFRADSDFDDIIRQYMRDELGAPRAEATSR; this comes from the coding sequence ATGCACGTCGTCATCACCGGGGGCGCGGGGTTTCTGGGACAGCGGCTGGCGAAGGCGCTGCTCGAGCGCGGCACGCTGCGCGGCGCACGAGGTGGGCAGGAACGCATCGAGCAACTGACGCTCGTCGACGTCGGCACGAGCCCGCTGAGCGATCCGCGGATCCGCCACGTGGCCGGCGACCTCGCCGATCCGGCGACGCTCGACCGCGTGATCGACCGCGACACGACGTCGATCTTTCATCTGGCGGCCGTCGTCAGCGGGCAGGCCGAAGCCGATCTCGATCTCGGGTTGCGGGTGAATCTCGATGCGTCGCGGCGTCTGTTCGATCGCTGCGGCCTGCTCGGTCATCGACCGCGGCTCGTGTTCACGAGCTCGGTCGCCGTCTACGGTGGGGCACTGGCCGAAGGCGCCAGCGAGGCCACGGCTCCCAACCCTCAGACGTCGTACGGCACGCAGAAGGCGATGGCGGAGCTGCTGCTCGACGACTACTCGCGACGCGGTCTGGTCGATGGTCGCTCGCTGCGGCTGCCGACGATCGTGGTGCGGCCCGGCAAGCCGAACGCCGCGGCCTCGAGCTTCGCGAGCGGCATCATCCGCGAGCCTCTGAACGGCCAGCCGTCGGTCTGCCCGGTGCCGCCCGAGACGGTGATGTGGGTGCTCTCGCCGCCGACGGTCGTCGACGCCTTCATCCACGCGCACGAGCTGGCGGCCGAGGCGTTCGGCACGAGCCGCATCGTGAACGTGCCGGGCCTGTCGGTGTCGGTGCGGGAGATGGCCGACGCGCTCGAGCGCGTGGCCGGCCGCGAGGTCGGGCAGCGTGTCGAGTGGAAGGAGGATCCGGCGATCTGCCGGATCGCCGCGACCTGGCCCGGCACGCTGAACGCCTCGCGCGCCCTCGGCCTCGGATTCCGCGCCGACTCGGACTT